In one Nicotiana sylvestris chromosome 8, ASM39365v2, whole genome shotgun sequence genomic region, the following are encoded:
- the LOC138875978 gene encoding uncharacterized protein yields MDFPHATIENKELQMKYKSGDKDKSISHCSKQCYYNNQLNYSFTHVERNNDLLMRNHENRPTGTTPLPEVDEVYSHYAKRGKGRGSIRGRGRGRRQKRNFPGVNHPPKKNNHQKWKEKDEKPKANGSETECYRCGGKGHWANICRTPRHLVEFYQASQKNKSPEATFVYDNEFDIIHLDVADFFEPPDRKIDHLISDGSVVKDD; encoded by the exons ATGGACTTTCCACATGCAACAATTGAAAATAAAGAACTACAAATGAAATATAAAAGTGGAGACAAAGACAAGAGCATATCACATTGTTCAAAGCAATGCTATTATAATAATCAGTTAAACTATAGCTTTACACACG TTGAACGAAACAATGACTTGCTCATGAGAAATCACGAAAATCGACCCACTGGGACTACACCATTGCCTGAAGTGGATGAGGTGTATTCTCATTATGCTAAgcgtggaaaaggtcgtggctctattcgtggtcgtggtcgtggccGTAGACAAAAAAGAAATTTTCCTGGTGTTAATCACCCCCCAAAGAAAAATAACCACCAAAAGTGGAAAGAGAAAGATGAGAAGCCAAAAGCAAATGGTTCAGAAACTGAATGTTATCGTTGCGGTGGAAAAGGGCATTGGGCAAATATTTGTCGTACACCAAGACATTTGGTTGAGTTTTATCAAGCATCTCAAAAAAATAAAAGCCCTGAAGCTACTTTTGTCTATGACAATGAATTTGACATCATCCACTTAGATGTGGCAGACTTTTTTGAGCCCCCTGATAGAAAAATAGACCACTTGATTAGTGATGGATCTGTGGTTAAAGATGATTGA
- the LOC138875977 gene encoding uncharacterized protein, protein MKVWELKKLIKDELDMYVGRSTVHRARAKIQKEIIGDVHAEFKRLYDYRDILLQTNPGTTCVVKVEDQGEGKLVFNSFYVCFYTTKKGWSEGCRRIIGLDGCFLKGICKGQLLVAVSKDGNNQMFPIAWAIVEVENSFTWTWFLKCVTHDLELQDGRDLTIMSDMQKGLLKAVSEVLPESEHRWCARHILANWSKDWRGLERRNNF, encoded by the exons ATGAAAGTTTGGGAGCTAAAGAAACTCATTAAGGATGAACTGGACATGTATGTTGGTAGGTCTACTGTACATAGAGCTAGAGCAAAAATTCAAAAGGAGATAATAGGTGATGTGCATGCTGAGTTCAAGAGACTCTATGATTATAGAGATATTCTATTACAGACAAATCCAGGTACAACTTGTGTTGTGAAGGTAGAAGATCAAGGTGAAGGCAAGCTTGTCTTCAATTCATTTTATGTTTGCTTCTATACTACGAAAAAAGGATGGTCTGAGGGTTGCAGAAGGATAATTGGCCTTGATGGTTGTTTTCTAAAAGGCATTTGTAAGGGTCAACTTCTTGTAGCAGTATCAAAGGATGGAAATAATCAGATGTTTCCTATAGCTTGGGCCATTGTAGAGGTTGAGAACAGTTTCACTTGGACATGGTTTCTGAAGTGTGTGACTCATGACTTAGAGCTTCAAGATGGAAGGGATCTTACTATCATGTCTGATATGCAAaag GGATTGCTTAAAGCTGTATCAGAAGTGTTGCCTGAAAGTGAACATAGGTGGTGTGCCAGACATATATTAGCAAACTGGTCCAAAGATTGGAGAGGATTAGAGAGGAGAAACAACTTCTAG